One Sphingobium sp. Z007 genomic region harbors:
- a CDS encoding LacI family DNA-binding transcriptional regulator, with protein MKPTHASSLVTLARIAGVSVSTVSRSLSGNPMIARATRERIAALAREHGFQINRAARNLRLGRTGAIGVVLPLGHERQQHLSDPFFMSLIGPLADALADRGYDLLLSRVIPADGQWLDRIVDGGRVDGVLLIGQSDQIDAIERVAARYAPLVVWGAAVDGYGQLTVGSDNVAGGRIAAEHLLAQGRRHLAFFGNPDIPEFAARHAGFRAALAQAGLGDGLLLPAHLTTQASYNAIRALLADHPPIDGIVAASDVIAMSALRALGDAGLRVPGDVAVIGYDDVMVASQTTPPLTTIRQDVARGAGLMVELLFDRLAGTPAAPACMAPQLVRRASA; from the coding sequence ATGAAACCAACCCATGCCTCCAGTCTCGTCACGCTGGCCCGAATTGCGGGCGTATCGGTGTCCACCGTGTCGCGATCGCTGTCGGGCAATCCCATGATTGCGCGCGCCACCCGCGAACGGATCGCGGCCCTGGCGCGCGAACACGGGTTTCAGATCAACCGCGCCGCCCGCAACCTGCGGCTGGGCCGCACCGGTGCGATCGGCGTCGTGCTGCCGCTGGGCCATGAAAGGCAGCAGCATCTGTCCGATCCCTTCTTCATGAGCCTGATCGGCCCGCTGGCCGACGCGCTGGCCGATCGCGGCTATGACCTGCTGCTCTCGCGCGTCATTCCCGCCGATGGCCAGTGGCTGGACCGGATCGTCGATGGCGGGCGGGTGGATGGCGTGCTGCTGATCGGCCAGTCGGACCAGATCGACGCGATCGAACGCGTGGCCGCGCGCTATGCGCCCCTGGTCGTCTGGGGCGCGGCGGTCGACGGCTATGGCCAACTGACCGTGGGGTCGGACAATGTCGCGGGCGGGCGGATCGCGGCCGAGCATCTGCTGGCCCAGGGGCGCCGCCATCTGGCCTTTTTCGGCAATCCCGACATACCCGAATTTGCCGCCCGCCATGCCGGCTTTCGCGCGGCCTTAGCGCAGGCAGGGCTGGGCGACGGCCTGCTGCTGCCCGCGCATCTGACGACGCAGGCATCCTATAACGCGATCCGCGCCTTGCTGGCCGATCATCCGCCGATCGACGGGATCGTCGCGGCGTCCGACGTGATCGCCATGAGCGCGCTGCGGGCGCTGGGCGATGCCGGGCTGCGCGTGCCCGGCGACGTGGCGGTGATCGGCTATGACGATGTCATGGTCGCGTCGCAGACCACCCCGCCGCTCACGACCATAAGGCAGGATGTCGCGCGCGGCGCAGGGCTGATGGTGGAGTTGCTGTTCGACCGGCTGGCCGGAACGCCCGCCGCACCGGCCTGCATGGCGCCGCAGTTGGTGCGGCGCGCGTCCGCCTGA
- a CDS encoding MFS transporter has translation MSEPIPRKPHLSLGRIVQMNLGFLGLQFSFGLQQSNMGPIYSYLGADEASLPLLWLAGPMTGLLIQPIIGAMSDRTVTRLGRRTPYFLIGAVLCSLCLFAMPYSRALWVAASLLWVLDAANNVTMEPYRAYVSDRLDSAQRPLGFLTQSAFTGLAQTLSYLAPSLLVWGGLNADAIDPSGIPVITRIAFIVGAVLSLSTILWSVLRVPELPLSAQEIAAMRAEPLSARTTLRDLKQAIVEMPVPMRQLAIAMLFQWYAMFCYWQFVAFAIARSLYDTADASSAGFRQAVLVNGQIGGFYNFIAFVAAFAMVPIARKIGARPVHAVSVAAAGIAMLAMPWCSTQAMLFVPMIGIGLGWASMMGNPYIILADSIPPARTGIYMGIFNMFIVIPMMIESLTMPLIYRPLLGGDPRHVLMLAGILMLLAAVATLAIRERPERAA, from the coding sequence ATGAGCGAGCCAATACCCCGTAAGCCGCACCTCTCGCTGGGGCGGATCGTGCAGATGAACCTGGGTTTCCTGGGGCTTCAGTTCAGCTTCGGTTTGCAGCAAAGCAATATGGGGCCGATCTATTCCTATCTGGGCGCGGACGAGGCATCCTTGCCGCTGCTGTGGCTGGCCGGGCCGATGACGGGCCTCCTGATCCAGCCGATCATTGGCGCGATGAGCGACCGCACCGTCACCCGCCTTGGCCGGCGCACCCCCTATTTCCTGATCGGCGCGGTGCTGTGCAGCCTGTGCCTGTTCGCCATGCCCTATAGCCGGGCGCTGTGGGTCGCGGCCAGCCTGCTCTGGGTGCTCGATGCCGCCAATAATGTGACGATGGAACCCTATCGCGCCTATGTCAGCGACCGGCTGGACTCGGCGCAAAGGCCGCTTGGTTTCCTGACGCAGAGCGCCTTTACGGGCCTCGCCCAGACGCTGTCCTATTTGGCGCCGTCCCTGCTGGTGTGGGGCGGGCTGAACGCCGATGCGATCGATCCGTCGGGCATTCCGGTCATCACGCGAATCGCCTTCATCGTCGGCGCCGTGCTGTCGCTATCGACCATTCTCTGGTCGGTGCTGCGCGTGCCCGAACTGCCGCTGAGCGCGCAGGAGATCGCGGCGATGCGGGCCGAGCCGCTGTCCGCCCGCACCACGTTGCGCGACCTCAAGCAGGCGATCGTTGAAATGCCTGTGCCGATGCGTCAGCTCGCCATCGCCATGCTGTTCCAATGGTATGCCATGTTCTGCTATTGGCAGTTCGTCGCCTTCGCCATCGCGCGATCGCTCTACGACACGGCGGACGCCAGCAGCGCGGGCTTTCGCCAGGCGGTGCTAGTGAATGGCCAGATCGGCGGCTTCTATAATTTCATCGCCTTCGTCGCGGCCTTCGCCATGGTGCCGATCGCCCGCAAGATCGGCGCGCGCCCGGTCCATGCCGTCAGCGTGGCGGCGGCGGGCATCGCCATGCTCGCCATGCCCTGGTGTTCGACCCAAGCGATGCTGTTCGTGCCGATGATCGGCATCGGCCTTGGCTGGGCCAGCATGATGGGCAACCCCTATATCATCCTGGCCGACAGCATCCCGCCCGCCCGCACCGGCATCTATATGGGCATCTTCAATATGTTCATCGTCATCCCGATGATGATCGAAAGCCTGACCATGCCGTTGATCTATCGCCCGCTGCTGGGCGGCGATCCGCGCCATGTGCTGATGCTGGCGGGAATATTGATGCTGTTGGCGGCGGTGGCGACGCTGGCCATTCGGGAGCGTCCCGAACGCGCGGCCTGA
- a CDS encoding TonB-dependent receptor domain-containing protein, with protein sequence MKRQFQTFLLTSATLIAATPAQAQQQPAAAPQSAADAAPTAPDDEIVVTAVARGQNRLNSSVTVSSLSSDDIAKAAPRSVAEIFRNLPGIRSESSGGEGNANISVRGLPVASGGAKFLQLQEDGLPVLEFGDITFGNADIFLRSDFNIGRVESVRGGSASTFASNAPGGVINMISKTGEQEGGAIQATAGIDYEEYRLDFDYGGRISDTLRYHVGGFYRQGEGPRKAGYDANKGGQIKANITKEFAGGYIRLYGKYLNDRAIGYLPNPVLVTGSNSNPKYQDLPGFSINGDTLHSRYFRDNVTLDGSNNAVTRDIRDGQHPVVYAVGLESQFELGDGWNVTERFRYSDVSGGFTSPFPSAVDSGSAIATALGGAGSTLTYANGPKAGQAFNGSNYLAQIVLFDVKINGLNNITNDLRVSRDFDTGLGKLTATAGFYKSRQTIATDWLWTSHLLEVTGGGNAALVNLTNAAGQALTQNGTFGYGATFFGNCCRRSYDVDYNTNAPFASLSLATGALTLDGSLRYDFGSAKGRIAGSDLGGGRVGVISRDMNGDGVISIPETNVAVVPTLTAPVDYSYEYLSYSFGANYRLADDIALFARYSRGARANADRLLFGPAVSTTTGNLTDSGAAVDFVKQLEGGVKYRNGGLTLNATAFHARTEEQNFEATTQTFFNRNYRASGLELEGGYRTGRFSITAGGTYTDAKIASDVLNPAVVRNRPRRQAKFLYQVTPQYDAGVFTVGANVIGTSSSYAQDSNQLKLPGYTQVNAFLTVKPMDRVQLSLNANNLFDVKGFTEAEDAAIPANGIVRARSINGRTVSASVRVDF encoded by the coding sequence ATGAAGAGGCAGTTTCAGACATTTCTGCTGACGTCGGCGACCCTGATCGCGGCGACCCCCGCCCAGGCACAGCAGCAGCCCGCCGCCGCGCCCCAGTCGGCGGCAGACGCCGCCCCCACCGCCCCCGACGATGAAATCGTCGTCACCGCGGTCGCCCGCGGCCAGAACCGGCTCAACAGCAGCGTCACCGTCAGCTCGCTCAGCAGCGACGACATTGCCAAGGCAGCGCCGCGTTCGGTCGCCGAAATCTTCCGCAATCTCCCCGGCATCCGCTCCGAATCGTCGGGCGGCGAAGGCAATGCCAATATCTCGGTCCGCGGGCTGCCGGTCGCGTCAGGCGGCGCGAAGTTCCTGCAGTTGCAGGAGGACGGCCTGCCCGTGCTGGAATTTGGCGACATCACCTTTGGCAATGCCGACATCTTCCTGCGGTCCGACTTCAACATCGGCCGGGTCGAATCGGTGCGCGGCGGATCGGCCTCCACCTTCGCCTCCAATGCGCCGGGCGGCGTCATCAACATGATCTCCAAGACCGGCGAGCAGGAAGGCGGCGCGATCCAGGCGACGGCGGGCATCGACTATGAGGAATATCGGCTCGACTTCGACTATGGCGGCCGCATCAGCGACACGCTGCGCTACCATGTCGGCGGTTTCTACCGCCAGGGCGAAGGGCCGCGCAAGGCGGGCTACGACGCCAACAAGGGCGGGCAGATCAAGGCGAACATTACCAAGGAATTTGCCGGCGGCTATATCCGCCTCTACGGCAAATATCTCAATGACCGCGCCATCGGCTACCTGCCCAATCCCGTGCTGGTGACGGGCAGCAACAGCAATCCCAAATATCAGGATCTGCCCGGTTTCAGCATCAATGGCGACACGCTCCATTCGCGCTATTTCCGCGACAATGTGACGCTGGATGGCAGCAACAACGCGGTGACGCGCGACATTCGCGATGGCCAGCATCCCGTCGTTTACGCCGTCGGCCTGGAATCGCAATTCGAACTGGGCGATGGCTGGAACGTCACCGAACGCTTCCGCTATTCGGACGTGTCGGGCGGCTTCACATCGCCCTTCCCCTCAGCGGTGGACAGCGGATCGGCGATCGCGACCGCACTGGGCGGCGCGGGATCGACGCTGACCTACGCCAATGGCCCAAAGGCAGGCCAGGCATTTAACGGCAGCAACTATCTGGCGCAGATCGTGCTGTTCGACGTGAAGATCAACGGCCTGAACAACATCACCAACGACCTGCGCGTCAGCCGGGATTTCGATACTGGCCTGGGCAAGCTGACCGCGACCGCCGGCTTCTACAAGTCGCGCCAGACGATCGCCACCGACTGGCTGTGGACATCGCACCTGTTGGAAGTAACCGGCGGCGGCAATGCGGCGCTCGTCAACCTCACCAACGCGGCGGGTCAGGCGCTCACGCAAAATGGCACCTTTGGCTATGGCGCGACCTTCTTCGGCAATTGCTGCCGCCGCAGCTACGATGTCGATTACAACACCAACGCGCCCTTCGCGTCCCTGAGCCTGGCGACCGGGGCGCTGACGCTGGACGGCAGCCTGCGCTATGATTTTGGCAGCGCCAAGGGCAGGATCGCAGGGTCGGACCTGGGCGGCGGGCGTGTCGGCGTCATCAGCCGCGACATGAATGGCGACGGGGTGATCTCCATCCCCGAAACCAATGTCGCGGTCGTCCCGACGCTGACGGCGCCGGTCGACTATAGCTATGAATATCTGTCCTATTCTTTCGGCGCCAACTATCGCCTGGCCGACGATATCGCGCTGTTTGCCCGCTACAGCCGGGGCGCACGCGCCAATGCCGATCGACTGCTGTTCGGCCCGGCCGTCAGCACCACCACCGGCAATCTGACCGACAGCGGCGCGGCGGTCGATTTCGTCAAGCAACTGGAAGGCGGCGTCAAATATCGCAATGGTGGGCTGACGCTCAACGCCACCGCTTTCCACGCCAGGACCGAGGAACAGAATTTCGAGGCGACGACCCAGACCTTCTTCAACCGCAACTATCGCGCCTCTGGCCTGGAACTGGAGGGCGGATACCGCACCGGCCGGTTCAGCATCACGGCGGGCGGCACCTATACCGATGCCAAGATCGCCAGCGACGTGCTTAACCCGGCAGTCGTGCGCAATCGCCCGCGTCGTCAGGCCAAATTCCTCTATCAGGTCACGCCGCAATATGATGCGGGCGTGTTCACTGTGGGCGCCAATGTCATCGGCACCTCCAGCAGCTATGCGCAGGACAGCAACCAGTTGAAACTGCCCGGCTATACGCAGGTCAACGCCTTCCTGACGGTCAAGCCGATGGATCGTGTCCAACTCTCGCTCAACGCCAACAACCTGTTCGACGTCAAGGGCTTCACCGAAGCGGAGGATGCCGCCATCCCCGCCAACGGCATCGTCCGCGCGCGCTCGATCAATGGTCGCACCGTCTCCGCCTCGGTGCGGGTCGACTTCTGA
- a CDS encoding glycoside hydrolase family 68 protein — MTSHWTAAHVATIDRATMACAPLFSKPQPLIAGVDLWDYWPVQAEDGSQAVIAGGTLFILLSAPALLDPDARHGMARLRLMHRVGDKWRDLGLLFDDGFSPGSREWSGSAILSPDHGHITLYYTVAGTRGEDVLSFSQRLFETRAALSVDGDAITLSPWSTPVEMLVPDGIDYVRDMEGGGAIGTIKAFRDPAFFRDPADGAAYVFFAASLAQSTSFWNGAVGMARRMPDGRWQRLPPLIAADGLNNELERPHVIVHDGRYYLFWSTQGKVFADDGPTGPNGLYGMTSERLAGPWRPINGTGLVFANPPEAPFQAYSWFVLPDLTVQSFADMTELSHVPRDATEARRHFGGAPAPDLRLGIEGDKAWLA; from the coding sequence ATGACAAGCCACTGGACCGCTGCCCACGTCGCCACGATCGACCGTGCGACCATGGCCTGCGCGCCGCTATTTTCCAAACCACAGCCTTTGATAGCGGGCGTCGACCTGTGGGATTATTGGCCGGTGCAGGCGGAGGACGGATCGCAGGCGGTGATCGCAGGCGGCACCCTGTTCATTTTGCTGTCGGCTCCCGCGCTGCTGGACCCCGACGCCCGCCATGGCATGGCCCGGCTGCGCCTGATGCACCGGGTAGGGGACAAATGGCGTGATCTTGGCCTGTTGTTCGATGATGGCTTTTCGCCGGGCAGTCGTGAATGGTCGGGTTCTGCGATCCTGTCGCCCGACCATGGCCATATCACCCTCTATTATACCGTCGCGGGCACACGCGGCGAAGACGTGCTCAGCTTCAGCCAGCGCCTGTTCGAAACGCGGGCCGCATTGTCGGTTGATGGCGACGCAATCACCCTGTCGCCCTGGTCGACGCCGGTGGAAATGCTGGTGCCCGATGGCATCGATTATGTGCGCGATATGGAGGGCGGCGGGGCGATCGGCACGATCAAGGCGTTTCGCGATCCCGCCTTCTTCCGCGATCCTGCGGATGGGGCGGCCTATGTCTTCTTCGCGGCGTCGCTGGCGCAATCGACATCCTTCTGGAACGGCGCGGTCGGCATGGCGCGGCGCATGCCGGATGGCCGATGGCAACGCCTGCCGCCGCTGATCGCCGCCGATGGCCTGAACAACGAACTGGAACGACCGCACGTCATTGTTCATGACGGCCGTTATTATCTCTTCTGGTCCACCCAGGGAAAAGTGTTCGCCGATGACGGACCGACCGGTCCCAATGGCCTGTATGGCATGACGTCTGAGCGTCTGGCAGGGCCATGGCGGCCGATCAACGGCACCGGGCTTGTCTTCGCTAACCCCCCGGAGGCGCCTTTTCAGGCCTATAGCTGGTTCGTGCTGCCTGATCTGACGGTCCAGAGCTTCGCCGATATGACGGAGCTGTCGCATGTCCCCCGCGATGCGACGGAGGCGCGTCGCCATTTCGGCGGCGCCCCCGCGCCCGACCTGCGGTTGGGGATAGAGGGGGACAAGGCATGGCTGGCATGA
- a CDS encoding ROK family protein, whose amino-acid sequence MAGMSMAEPMIVGVELGGTKCIATLAQGRTILRQQRWPTGTADTLTLISDTIALWERETCLAAIGVASFGPLHLNPHASHFGHMGNTPKPGWAGVDIYGHFASRFAMPIAIDTDVAGAALAEGMWGAAQGCAVHAYATIGTGVGLGLVVNGQAVHGHLHPEAGHMRVRRQPGDMFAGVCPSHGDCLEGLVGGPALAARSPIAAADMTDDDPLWQTVAADLAEWTTMLILALSPQRLVLGGGVIQARPMLLPLIARQSADLLNRYIADLDYGALEQLIVAPGLGADAGPLGAISLGQRAAALP is encoded by the coding sequence ATGGCTGGCATGAGCATGGCCGAACCGATGATCGTCGGTGTCGAACTGGGCGGCACCAAATGCATCGCCACGCTGGCGCAGGGGCGCACCATCCTGCGCCAGCAACGCTGGCCCACCGGGACCGCCGATACGCTGACGCTCATATCCGATACGATCGCCCTGTGGGAGCGGGAAACCTGCTTGGCCGCGATCGGCGTCGCCAGTTTCGGGCCGCTGCACCTGAACCCGCACGCGTCCCATTTCGGCCATATGGGCAACACGCCCAAGCCCGGCTGGGCGGGGGTCGACATTTACGGGCATTTCGCCAGCCGCTTTGCCATGCCGATCGCCATCGACACCGATGTCGCGGGCGCTGCGCTGGCGGAGGGGATGTGGGGCGCGGCGCAGGGGTGCGCGGTCCATGCCTATGCGACAATCGGCACCGGGGTTGGCTTGGGCCTGGTTGTGAACGGACAGGCGGTGCATGGGCATCTGCATCCAGAAGCCGGCCATATGCGGGTGCGCCGCCAGCCAGGGGACATGTTCGCGGGCGTGTGCCCCAGCCATGGCGATTGCCTGGAAGGGCTGGTGGGCGGTCCGGCGCTCGCCGCCCGGTCGCCGATCGCTGCGGCCGACATGACGGACGACGATCCGCTCTGGCAGACCGTCGCCGCGGACCTTGCCGAATGGACGACGATGCTGATCCTGGCCCTGTCGCCCCAGCGGCTGGTGCTGGGCGGCGGCGTGATCCAGGCCCGGCCCATGCTGTTGCCGCTGATCGCCCGGCAATCGGCCGATTTGCTGAACCGTTATATCGCGGATCTGGACTATGGCGCGCTGGAGCAGCTGATCGTCGCGCCCGGTCTGGGCGCTGATGCCGGTCCGTTAGGCGCGATCTCGCTCGGCCAGCGCGCCGCGGCGTTGCCCTAG
- a CDS encoding MFS transporter, producing the protein MTDIRHRLDEAPMGRLQIAAIILCILLNALDGFDVLAISFASPGIAKEWSIDRAALGLVLSMELIGMAVGSVLLGNLADRIGRRPTILGCLIIMAGGMAGATQAWDVVSLSLIRLLTGLGIGGMLACTNAMVAELSNARARSLAVVIMAAGYPVGAILGGSVASQLLVAGDWRDIFLFGGIVTALFLPVSLWLLPESIGFLLQKRPHGALVRINRLLARMGHAPADALPAPDPTATKPSFASLFAPGLARTTILLTLAYFCHIMTFYFILKWVPKIVVDMGFAPSAAGGVLVWANVGGLIGALLLGALSWRLPLRALIMAAMLASTIMVTLFGQGQTTLGGLSLIAACAGFFTNGAVVGLYALVALSFPTAVRAGGTGIVIGIGRGGAALGPILAGFLFTLDFGLPAVALVMALGSLVGAALLAMLRPR; encoded by the coding sequence ATGACCGACATCAGGCATAGGCTGGACGAAGCCCCCATGGGCCGGCTCCAGATCGCGGCGATCATCCTGTGCATCCTCCTGAACGCGCTTGACGGGTTTGACGTGCTGGCGATCAGCTTCGCCTCGCCCGGCATCGCCAAGGAATGGAGCATCGATCGCGCCGCGCTCGGCCTCGTCCTGTCGATGGAATTGATCGGCATGGCGGTGGGATCGGTGCTGCTCGGCAACCTGGCCGACCGCATCGGCCGCCGTCCGACCATCCTGGGCTGCCTCATCATCATGGCGGGGGGCATGGCGGGCGCGACCCAGGCGTGGGACGTGGTGTCGCTCTCGCTCATCCGGCTGCTCACGGGCCTTGGCATTGGCGGGATGCTCGCCTGCACCAACGCGATGGTCGCCGAACTGTCCAACGCGCGCGCCCGCAGCCTGGCCGTGGTGATCATGGCGGCGGGCTATCCGGTCGGCGCGATCCTGGGCGGGTCGGTTGCCTCTCAGTTGTTGGTCGCGGGCGACTGGCGCGACATCTTCCTGTTCGGCGGCATCGTCACCGCCCTCTTCCTGCCCGTCTCGCTCTGGCTGCTACCCGAATCGATCGGATTCCTGTTGCAAAAGCGGCCGCACGGCGCGCTGGTGCGGATCAACCGCCTGCTCGCTCGCATGGGCCACGCCCCGGCCGACGCCCTCCCCGCGCCCGATCCCACCGCGACCAAGCCGTCCTTCGCATCGCTATTCGCCCCCGGCCTCGCGCGCACCACCATCCTGCTGACGCTCGCCTATTTCTGCCACATCATGACCTTCTACTTCATCCTGAAATGGGTGCCCAAGATCGTCGTGGACATGGGATTTGCGCCCTCGGCGGCGGGCGGCGTGCTCGTCTGGGCCAATGTCGGCGGCCTCATCGGCGCGCTGCTGCTGGGCGCGCTCAGCTGGCGGCTGCCGCTGCGCGCCCTCATCATGGCGGCGATGCTCGCTTCGACCATCATGGTCACGCTATTTGGCCAGGGGCAGACCACGCTTGGCGGCCTCAGCCTGATCGCCGCCTGCGCCGGCTTCTTCACCAATGGCGCAGTGGTCGGCCTCTATGCGTTGGTGGCCCTATCCTTCCCGACCGCGGTGCGCGCCGGGGGGACCGGCATCGTCATCGGCATCGGGCGCGGCGGCGCGGCGCTGGGGCCGATCCTCGCGGGCTTCCTCTTCACCCTCGATTTCGGCCTCCCCGCTGTGGCGCTGGTCATGGCGCTCGGTTCGCTGGTCGGCGCGGCCCTGCTCGCGATGTTGCGCCCGCGCTAG
- a CDS encoding DUF3237 domain-containing protein, with amino-acid sequence MTSDMHRRGLLKAMPSLALAGAAAPLAAAPGGALATPPLSLAMRLRVLIGAPQELGMVDGVRKRVIPITGGSVDGPRLTGNVLPGGADWQSIRADGTADILARYSLQTDDGAIISVVNPGYRHGPAPVLARIAAGEVVDPALYYFRTTPRFEVAGDGPHAWLGRTIFLCTAARFKDHVALDIFAVG; translated from the coding sequence ATGACCAGCGACATGCACCGCCGCGGCCTGCTCAAGGCCATGCCAAGCCTCGCTCTTGCCGGTGCCGCCGCCCCGCTCGCCGCGGCGCCAGGCGGCGCGCTCGCCACCCCGCCGCTCAGCCTCGCCATGCGCCTGCGCGTCCTGATCGGCGCGCCGCAGGAACTGGGCATGGTCGATGGCGTGCGCAAACGGGTCATCCCCATCACCGGCGGAAGCGTCGATGGCCCCCGCCTCACCGGCAACGTCCTGCCCGGCGGCGCGGACTGGCAATCGATCCGGGCTGACGGCACCGCCGATATCCTCGCCCGCTATTCGCTGCAAACGGATGACGGCGCGATCATCTCCGTCGTCAATCCGGGCTATCGCCATGGTCCCGCGCCGGTGCTGGCGCGGATCGCGGCGGGCGAGGTGGTGGACCCCGCTCTCTATTATTTCCGCACCACCCCGCGTTTCGAGGTGGCGGGCGATGGCCCGCACGCCTGGCTTGGCCGCACCATATTCCTGTGCACCGCCGCCCGGTTCAAGGACCATGTCGCACTGGACATTTTCGCGGTCGGCTGA
- the pobA gene encoding 4-hydroxybenzoate 3-monooxygenase yields MKTQVAIIGAGPAGLMLGHLLRAEGIEAVVVERASPDYVLGRIRAGVLERTTTDLMDQLGLGARMHAEGLPHDGFHLADGERLIRIDIAALTGRQVMVYGQTEVTRDLMEAAPERGLEVIYDAADVALHDVDSDAPYITYSKDGATHRIDTQFLCGCDGFHGPSRKAIPASVARHYEKVYPFGWLGILADVPPCNHELIYANHERGFALASMRSETRSRYYVQVALDEKIEDWSDDRLWDELAIRLGPEAAAHMTRGPALEKSIAPLRSFVFEPMRHGRLMLAGDSAHIVPPTGAKGLNLAMSDVHYLSQSLIAYFKRHDSDAVAGYSDKALARVWKSERFSWQLTTLMHRFPDSDAFDRRMQVADLDYIASSVAAQTTIAENYVGLPL; encoded by the coding sequence ATGAAGACGCAGGTCGCGATCATAGGCGCCGGGCCCGCCGGGCTGATGCTGGGGCATTTGTTGCGCGCCGAGGGGATTGAGGCGGTGGTCGTGGAACGCGCGTCGCCCGACTATGTTCTGGGCCGCATCCGCGCCGGCGTGCTGGAGCGGACGACCACCGACCTGATGGACCAATTGGGGCTGGGCGCGCGGATGCATGCCGAAGGCCTGCCGCATGACGGCTTTCATCTGGCCGATGGCGAGCGGCTGATCCGCATCGACATCGCGGCGCTGACCGGCAGGCAGGTGATGGTCTATGGCCAGACCGAAGTGACCCGCGACCTGATGGAGGCAGCGCCCGAACGCGGGCTGGAGGTGATCTATGACGCCGCCGACGTGGCGCTGCACGATGTCGACAGCGACGCGCCCTATATCACCTACAGCAAGGATGGCGCGACCCACCGGATCGATACCCAGTTCCTGTGCGGTTGCGACGGCTTCCACGGTCCCTCGCGCAAGGCGATTCCGGCGTCGGTCGCGCGCCATTATGAGAAGGTCTATCCCTTCGGCTGGCTGGGTATCCTGGCGGACGTACCGCCGTGCAACCACGAACTGATCTACGCCAATCACGAACGCGGCTTCGCGCTCGCATCGATGCGGTCGGAAACGCGCAGCCGCTATTATGTGCAGGTGGCGCTGGACGAGAAGATCGAGGACTGGTCCGACGACCGGCTGTGGGACGAACTGGCGATCCGGCTGGGGCCGGAGGCGGCCGCGCATATGACGCGTGGTCCGGCGCTGGAAAAGTCGATCGCGCCGCTGCGCTCCTTCGTATTCGAACCGATGCGCCATGGCCGGTTGATGCTGGCGGGCGATAGTGCGCATATCGTGCCGCCGACCGGCGCAAAGGGCCTGAACCTGGCGATGTCGGACGTGCATTACCTGTCGCAGTCGTTGATCGCTTACTTCAAGAGACATGACAGCGACGCGGTGGCCGGCTATTCGGACAAGGCGCTGGCCCGCGTCTGGAAATCCGAACGCTTTTCATGGCAATTGACGACATTGATGCACCGCTTCCCCGACAGCGATGCGTTCGATCGCCGGATGCAGGTCGCCGACTTGGACTATATCGCTTCTTCGGTCGCGGCGCAGACGACGATCGCGGAAAATTATGTAGGATTACCCCTGTAG